From one Mycobacteriales bacterium genomic stretch:
- the pgeF gene encoding peptidoglycan editing factor PgeF: MTVRRIVTSRSGGVSTGPYASFNLGAHVGDDPAAVTANRGRLAAAAGLAPDHVIWMEQIHGATVQVVDGPRAEPVEATDGLVTATPGIAVAVLVADCVPILLADAEHGVVAAVHAGRVGAAAGVVPRAVEAFRSAGGDPATGDVLLGPSVCGACYEVPADMQAAVESRLPGSAVRTRKGTPGLDLRAGLARQLDGLGFGKVVTDPRCTAEDPELYSHRRDGVTGRQAAVAWLEP, translated from the coding sequence GTGACCGTCCGCCGGATCGTCACCTCCCGCTCCGGCGGGGTGTCCACCGGTCCGTACGCGTCGTTCAACCTGGGTGCGCACGTCGGCGACGACCCGGCCGCGGTCACCGCGAACCGGGGCCGGCTGGCGGCGGCGGCCGGGCTCGCCCCGGACCACGTGATCTGGATGGAGCAGATCCACGGCGCGACCGTGCAGGTCGTCGACGGGCCCCGGGCCGAGCCGGTGGAGGCGACCGACGGGCTGGTCACGGCCACGCCCGGGATCGCGGTCGCGGTGCTGGTCGCCGACTGCGTCCCGATCCTGCTCGCGGACGCGGAGCACGGTGTCGTCGCCGCGGTGCACGCGGGCCGGGTCGGGGCCGCGGCCGGGGTGGTGCCGCGGGCGGTCGAGGCGTTCCGGTCCGCCGGCGGCGACCCGGCGACCGGCGACGTACTGCTCGGGCCGTCGGTCTGCGGCGCCTGCTACGAGGTGCCGGCCGACATGCAGGCCGCGGTCGAGTCCCGGCTGCCCGGCAGCGCGGTCCGGACCCGGAAGGGGACGCCCGGGCTCGACCTGCGGGCCGGGCTGGCCCGGCAGCTCGACGGGCTCGGCTTCGGCAAGGTCGTCACCGACCCGCGCTGCACGGCCGAGGACCCGGAGCTCTACAGCCACCGTCGCGACGGCGTCACCGGCCGCCAGGCCGCCGTCGCCTGGCTCGAACCCTGA
- the ftsZ gene encoding cell division protein FtsZ produces the protein MTPPHNYLAVIKVVGIGGGGVNAVNRMIEVGLKGVEFIAINTDAQALLMSDADVKLDVGRELTRGLGAGAVPDVGRKAAEDHREEIEEVLKGADMVFVTAGEGGGTGTGGAPVVASIARKLGALTIGVVTRPFTFEGRKRAGQAELGIEQLRNECDTLIVIPNDRLLQISDRGVSVMDAFKSADQVLLSGVQGITDLITTPGLINLDFADVKSVMSGAGSALMGIGSARGDNRAISAAELAIASPLLEASMEGAHGVLLSISGGSDLGIFEINEAASMVAESAHAEANIIFGAIIDDALGDEVRVTVIAAGFDGGSPKHKPVEPQRKETPPAPPNPQPLSSTTPTVTSRYGPPATSGLRGGSAGSSGSGGSSGGHVRRPVELDEELDVPDFLKG, from the coding sequence ATGACACCACCGCACAACTACCTGGCGGTCATCAAGGTCGTCGGCATCGGCGGCGGTGGCGTCAACGCCGTCAACCGGATGATCGAGGTCGGCCTCAAGGGCGTCGAGTTCATCGCGATCAACACCGACGCGCAGGCGCTGCTGATGAGCGACGCCGACGTCAAGCTCGACGTCGGCCGGGAGCTCACCCGGGGCCTCGGCGCCGGCGCCGTGCCGGACGTCGGCCGCAAGGCCGCCGAGGACCACCGCGAGGAGATCGAGGAGGTCCTCAAGGGGGCCGACATGGTCTTCGTCACCGCGGGCGAGGGCGGCGGTACCGGCACCGGCGGCGCGCCGGTGGTGGCCAGCATCGCCCGCAAGCTCGGCGCGCTCACCATCGGCGTGGTCACCCGGCCGTTCACCTTCGAGGGCCGCAAGCGGGCCGGCCAGGCCGAGCTGGGCATCGAGCAGCTCCGCAACGAGTGCGACACGCTGATAGTGATTCCGAACGACCGACTGCTGCAGATCAGCGACCGCGGCGTCAGCGTGATGGACGCGTTCAAGAGCGCCGACCAGGTGCTGCTGTCCGGCGTCCAGGGCATCACCGACCTCATCACCACCCCGGGCCTGATCAACCTCGACTTCGCCGACGTGAAGTCGGTGATGAGCGGGGCCGGTTCGGCGCTGATGGGCATCGGGTCGGCCCGCGGCGACAACCGGGCGATCTCCGCGGCCGAGCTGGCCATCGCGTCGCCGCTGCTGGAGGCCTCGATGGAGGGCGCCCACGGCGTGCTGCTGTCCATCTCCGGCGGCTCCGACCTCGGCATCTTCGAGATCAACGAGGCCGCCTCGATGGTGGCCGAGTCGGCCCATGCCGAGGCCAACATCATCTTCGGCGCGATCATCGACGACGCGCTCGGCGACGAGGTCCGGGTGACCGTGATCGCGGCCGGGTTCGACGGCGGCTCGCCCAAGCACAAGCCGGTCGAGCCCCAGCGCAAGGAGACGCCGCCGGCGCCGCCGAACCCGCAGCCGCTGTCCTCGACCACCCCCACCGTCACCTCGCGGTACGGGCCGCCGGCGACCTCGGGCCTGCGCGGCGGCAGCGCCGGCAGCTCCGGCTCCGGCGGGTCCAGCGGCGGGCACGTGCGGCGGCCGGTCGAGCTGGACGAGGAGCTCGACGTGCCCGACTTCCTCAAGGGGTGA
- a CDS encoding FtsQ-type POTRA domain-containing protein: protein MSPPTRVAPTVAASAPPRRPVSTRTKLLLALLVLLALVGGAVYLAGYTGVLGVKNVAITGTRTLSAEQVRSAAAVPDGQPLLRVDTGGVAARIRTLPGVERVAVTRSWPGTVRITVTERRGVALVSRDGALWLVDPEGVVFQRLSTHPKLPILTMDVGPDSQTAAAALAAVTALSPALLSQVGEVTAPTPEQVTLVLTGRRTVLWGGAEDSAAKATVLAALLSRPGSHYDVSTPSVVTVR from the coding sequence GTGAGCCCGCCGACGCGGGTCGCGCCGACGGTCGCGGCGAGCGCGCCGCCGCGCCGGCCGGTCTCGACCCGGACCAAGCTCCTGCTCGCCCTGCTGGTGTTGCTGGCGCTGGTCGGCGGCGCGGTCTACTTGGCCGGCTACACCGGCGTGCTCGGGGTCAAGAACGTCGCGATCACCGGCACCCGGACGCTGTCGGCCGAGCAGGTCCGGTCCGCGGCCGCGGTGCCGGACGGGCAGCCGCTGCTCCGGGTCGACACCGGGGGAGTGGCCGCCCGGATCCGGACGCTGCCCGGGGTCGAGCGGGTCGCGGTGACCCGGTCCTGGCCCGGCACGGTCCGGATCACCGTCACCGAGCGTCGCGGCGTCGCCCTGGTCAGCCGGGACGGCGCGCTCTGGCTGGTCGACCCCGAGGGCGTGGTCTTCCAGCGCCTGTCGACCCACCCGAAGCTGCCGATCCTGACAATGGACGTCGGCCCGGACAGCCAGACCGCGGCCGCCGCCCTGGCCGCCGTCACCGCGCTGTCGCCGGCGCTGCTGAGCCAGGTCGGCGAGGTCACCGCGCCGACCCCGGAGCAGGTCACGCTGGTGCTCACCGGCCGGCGCACGGTGCTCTGGGGCGGCGCCGAGGACTCGGCCGCGAAGGCGACCGTGCTGGCCGCGCTGCTGAGCCGGCCCGGGTCGCACTACGACGTGAGCACGCCGTCGGTGGTCACCGTCCGCTGA
- the murC gene encoding UDP-N-acetylmuramate--L-alanine ligase, whose amino-acid sequence MNRTAGAELGRVHFVGIGGAGMSGIARILLARGVPVSGSDARESATSQALRDAGATVHIGHDAANVTGVDTVVVSTAIRDANPEVVEAHKRGLIVLRRAAALAAVMAGRRGIAIAGTHGKTSTTSMLVTAAQACGADPAYAIGGDLAGSGVNAADGTGDLFVAEADESDGSFLLLSPYAAVVTNVEADHLDQHGTAEQVAIVFEQFARRIDPDGFLVSCADDPGAGRTAAAAADAGLRVRSYGLEAGDLRLEDLAEDATGTTWRPVLDGKPLDVEPVRVPVPGRHMALNSAAALLTGLELGLPAAGLVEGLGRYAGVRRRFELRGSAAGVTVYDDYAHHPTEVAAQLRAARTVAGPGRVLVAFQPHLFSRTVAFAADFAAALGLADEVVVLDVYAAREDPVPGVTGALIADAVPLPAGQVVFAPDRSTVAAELAARARPGDLVITMGAGDVTALGPDILTALTARP is encoded by the coding sequence ATGAACCGGACCGCGGGGGCAGAGCTCGGCCGGGTGCACTTCGTCGGCATCGGCGGCGCCGGGATGAGCGGCATCGCCCGGATCCTGCTCGCCCGGGGCGTCCCGGTCTCGGGCAGCGACGCGCGCGAGTCGGCGACGTCACAGGCGTTGCGGGACGCCGGCGCGACCGTCCACATCGGACACGACGCGGCCAACGTGACCGGCGTGGACACCGTGGTCGTCTCGACCGCGATCCGGGACGCCAACCCCGAGGTCGTGGAGGCGCACAAGCGCGGGCTGATCGTGCTGCGCCGGGCCGCCGCGCTGGCCGCGGTGATGGCCGGCCGGCGCGGGATCGCGATCGCCGGCACCCACGGCAAGACCTCGACGACCTCGATGCTGGTCACCGCGGCCCAGGCCTGCGGCGCCGACCCGGCGTACGCGATCGGCGGCGACCTGGCGGGCTCGGGCGTCAACGCCGCCGACGGCACCGGCGACCTGTTCGTCGCCGAGGCCGACGAGAGCGACGGCTCGTTCCTGCTGCTCTCGCCGTACGCGGCGGTGGTCACCAACGTCGAGGCCGACCATCTCGACCAGCACGGCACGGCCGAGCAGGTCGCGATCGTGTTCGAGCAGTTCGCCCGCCGGATCGACCCGGACGGGTTCCTGGTCTCCTGCGCCGACGACCCCGGCGCCGGCCGGACCGCCGCCGCGGCCGCCGACGCCGGCCTGCGCGTCCGGTCGTACGGGCTGGAGGCGGGGGACCTGCGGCTGGAGGACCTGGCCGAGGACGCCACCGGCACGACCTGGCGCCCGGTGCTGGACGGCAAGCCGCTGGACGTCGAGCCCGTCCGGGTCCCGGTCCCGGGCCGGCACATGGCCCTGAACTCGGCCGCCGCGCTGCTGACCGGCCTCGAGCTCGGCCTGCCCGCGGCCGGCCTGGTCGAGGGCCTCGGCCGGTACGCGGGGGTCCGCCGCCGCTTCGAGCTGCGCGGCTCGGCCGCCGGCGTGACCGTCTACGACGACTACGCCCACCATCCGACCGAGGTCGCCGCCCAGCTGCGGGCGGCCCGGACGGTCGCCGGTCCGGGCCGGGTGCTGGTCGCCTTCCAGCCGCACCTGTTCAGCCGGACCGTCGCATTCGCGGCCGACTTCGCCGCCGCCCTGGGGCTGGCCGACGAGGTCGTCGTCCTGGACGTGTACGCGGCCCGCGAGGACCCGGTCCCGGGCGTCACCGGCGCGCTCATCGCCGACGCGGTGCCGCTGCCGGCCGGGCAGGTCGTGTTCGCGCCGGACCGCTCGACCGTCGCGGCCGAGCTCGCCGCCCGGGCCCGCCCGGGCGACCTCGTCATCACGATGGGCGCCGGCGACGTGACCGCGCTCGGCCCCGACATCCTCACCGCCCTGACGGCCCGGCCGTGA
- the murG gene encoding undecaprenyldiphospho-muramoylpentapeptide beta-N-acetylglucosaminyltransferase has translation MTRPVSVVLAGGGSAGHVSPLLATADALGRLAPGTVVTALGTARGLEASLVPARGYPLELVPRVRVPRKPSGEWLSLPTKLRSAVRAAGEVLDRVGADVVVGFGGYVSAPAYLAAKRRGIPIVVHEANPRAGLANRLGARYAARVVTATDGVAGLKDTVTLGLPMRAEIATLDRVARRGEGREAFGLRADLPTLLVTGGSQGARTLNTAAIGAAGALARAGIQVLHAAGPRNEVPAPTVAPDDPPYVLVPYLDRMELAYAAADLVLCRSGANTCAELTAVGLPAAYVPLPHGNGEQRLLAEPVVAAGGGLLVTDAQCTPEWVAATLPPVLGDPGRLEAMAEAAASLGHRDADLALARTVLDVAAAGPRSSEAGPDSSEAGPDSSGAGPGSSAGSGSSGAGPGR, from the coding sequence ATGACTCGCCCTGTCTCCGTCGTGCTCGCCGGCGGTGGCTCGGCCGGGCACGTCTCGCCGCTGCTGGCCACCGCGGACGCGCTCGGCCGGCTCGCCCCCGGCACCGTCGTCACCGCCCTCGGCACCGCCCGCGGACTGGAGGCCAGCCTGGTGCCGGCCCGCGGCTACCCGCTGGAGCTGGTGCCGCGGGTCCGGGTGCCGCGCAAGCCCAGCGGCGAGTGGCTGTCGCTGCCGACCAAGCTGCGCTCGGCCGTGAGGGCCGCGGGCGAGGTGCTGGACAGGGTCGGGGCAGACGTCGTGGTCGGCTTCGGCGGCTACGTCTCGGCCCCGGCGTACCTGGCGGCCAAGCGCCGCGGCATCCCGATCGTCGTGCACGAGGCCAACCCGCGGGCCGGGCTGGCCAACCGCCTCGGCGCCCGGTACGCGGCCCGCGTCGTCACCGCCACCGACGGCGTCGCCGGCCTGAAGGACACGGTCACGCTGGGCCTGCCGATGCGGGCCGAGATCGCGACCCTGGACCGGGTCGCCCGCCGCGGCGAGGGCCGGGAGGCCTTCGGGCTGCGGGCCGACCTGCCGACGCTGCTGGTCACCGGCGGCTCCCAGGGCGCGCGCACGCTGAACACCGCCGCGATCGGGGCCGCCGGCGCGCTGGCCCGGGCCGGCATCCAGGTGCTGCACGCGGCCGGGCCCCGCAACGAGGTGCCGGCGCCGACCGTCGCCCCGGACGACCCGCCGTACGTGCTGGTGCCGTACCTGGACCGGATGGAGCTGGCCTACGCGGCCGCCGACCTGGTGCTGTGCCGGTCCGGGGCGAACACCTGCGCCGAGCTGACCGCGGTCGGGCTGCCGGCCGCGTACGTGCCGCTGCCGCACGGCAACGGCGAACAGCGGCTGCTGGCCGAGCCGGTGGTCGCCGCCGGCGGCGGGCTGCTGGTCACCGACGCGCAGTGCACGCCGGAGTGGGTGGCCGCGACGCTGCCGCCGGTGCTGGGCGACCCCGGGCGGCTGGAGGCGATGGCGGAGGCGGCCGCGTCGCTGGGTCACCGGGACGCCGACCTCGCGCTGGCCCGGACCGTCCTGGACGTGGCGGCGGCCGGGCCCCGCTCCTCCGAGGCGGGGCCGGATTCTTCCGAGGCGGGGCCGGATTCCTCCGGGGCGGGGCCGGGTTCCTCGGCGGGGTCGGGTTCCTCCGGGGCGGGGCCGGGCCGATGA
- the ftsW gene encoding putative lipid II flippase FtsW, giving the protein MTATAEAPAEPDDEPVASFLDRPLTSLHLILVSTGLLLGLGLVMVLSASMVKSYQETGSAYSVFTGQAVWVALAVPAFWLGVRFTPRMYRRLAYPGLLVSLVLLAAVLVPGVGLNLNGAQRWLDVGPLQMQPAELAKLALALWGADLLVRKQRLLGQARHLVMPLVPVAALMAAFVVLEPDLGTSMCFAMVLFGLLWTVGAPGRIFGALLGLAGVVVAGLAVMEPYRFARVTHFLDPSADPTGAGFQPLLGLSSLSSGGWFGVGLGQGRAKWLNLPEAHTDYIFAVIGEELGLVGGLIVLLLYATLAYAGLRIARRTADPFARLAAAGVTVWIVGQAVLNIGYVSGLLPVTGVPLPLISAGGTSLLVTVFALGMLASFARHEPDAVAQLGTRGRVAKLLGLPAPRLPRERPRRRTSPARGRGVDRTGDRGGRRVSVPPPRTAGSARPSRQTSPRREARRR; this is encoded by the coding sequence GTGACGGCCACCGCGGAGGCGCCGGCGGAGCCGGACGATGAGCCGGTCGCCTCGTTCCTGGACCGGCCGCTGACCTCGCTGCACCTGATCCTGGTCAGCACCGGCCTGCTGCTCGGGCTCGGCCTGGTGATGGTCCTCTCGGCGTCGATGGTGAAGTCGTACCAGGAGACCGGGAGTGCCTACTCGGTCTTCACCGGGCAGGCGGTCTGGGTCGCGCTGGCCGTGCCGGCGTTCTGGCTCGGGGTGCGGTTCACGCCGCGGATGTACCGGCGGCTGGCGTACCCGGGCCTGCTGGTGTCGCTGGTGCTGCTGGCCGCGGTGCTGGTGCCGGGGGTCGGGCTGAACCTCAACGGCGCCCAGCGCTGGCTGGACGTCGGCCCGCTGCAGATGCAGCCGGCCGAGCTGGCCAAGCTCGCGCTCGCCCTGTGGGGCGCGGACCTGCTGGTCCGCAAGCAGCGGCTGCTCGGGCAGGCCCGGCACCTGGTGATGCCGCTGGTGCCGGTCGCGGCGCTGATGGCGGCGTTCGTCGTGCTGGAGCCGGACCTGGGCACCTCGATGTGCTTCGCGATGGTCCTGTTCGGTCTGCTGTGGACGGTCGGGGCGCCGGGCCGGATCTTCGGCGCGCTGCTCGGGCTGGCCGGGGTCGTGGTGGCCGGGCTGGCCGTGATGGAGCCCTACCGGTTCGCCCGGGTCACCCACTTCCTGGACCCGTCCGCGGACCCGACCGGGGCCGGGTTCCAGCCGCTGCTGGGCCTCTCGTCGCTCTCGTCCGGCGGCTGGTTCGGGGTCGGGCTGGGGCAGGGCCGGGCCAAGTGGCTGAACCTGCCCGAGGCCCACACCGACTACATCTTCGCCGTCATCGGCGAGGAGCTCGGTCTCGTCGGCGGCCTGATCGTGCTGCTGCTGTACGCCACGCTGGCGTACGCGGGACTGCGGATCGCGCGGCGGACCGCGGACCCGTTCGCCCGGCTCGCGGCCGCCGGCGTGACCGTCTGGATCGTCGGGCAGGCCGTGCTCAACATCGGCTACGTCAGCGGGCTGCTGCCGGTCACCGGCGTACCGCTGCCGCTGATCTCGGCCGGCGGTACGTCCCTGCTGGTCACCGTCTTCGCGCTCGGCATGCTCGCCTCCTTCGCCCGGCACGAGCCGGACGCGGTCGCGCAGCTGGGCACGCGCGGCCGGGTGGCGAAGCTGCTGGGGTTGCCGGCGCCCCGGCTGCCGCGGGAGCGCCCGCGCCGCCGAACGTCGCCGGCTCGGGGGCGTGGAGTCGACCGAACGGGTGACCGGGGCGGGAGGCGGGTGAGCGTGCCGCCGCCGCGGACGGCAGGATCGGCCCGACCGTCCCGCCAGACCAGCCCGCGCCGGGAGGCCCGCCGCCGATGA